A DNA window from Brassica napus cultivar Da-Ae chromosome C1, Da-Ae, whole genome shotgun sequence contains the following coding sequences:
- the LOC125579928 gene encoding uncharacterized protein LOC125579928 → MSSSSSDENDEIEERLDDIIEDFIDEIYDDIVEAEPIPQRTRSYTERHREGGQHQLSNDYFNDDHSIYSIQTFRRRFRMNKGLFIRIVDGLEQFFPFFQQRKDAMGRWGLPALQKCTAAIRLLAYGNSADTVDEYLRLGESTALSCLHHFTDGIIQLFGDEYLRRPTAEDLQRLLDMGEKQGFPGMVGSIDCMHWEWKNCPTAWKGQYARGHGKPTIVLEAVASQDLWIWHAFFGLPGTLNDLNVLDRSPLFDDLLEGRAPRVRYMVNNHMYKLAYYLTDGIYPK, encoded by the coding sequence ATGTCGTCATCTTCGTCTGATGAAAATGATGAAATCGAGGAGAGATTGGATGATATTATCGAAGATTTCATTGACGAAATTTACGACGATATAGTGGAGGCCGAACCCATACCGCAAAGGACCCGTAGTTATACTGAACGACACCGCGAAGGAGGACAGCACCAGCTAAGCAATGACTACTTCAACGACGACCATTCGATATATTCGATACAAACTTTCAGACGCCGATTCCGCATGAATAAGGGATTATTCATACGTATTGTCGATGGCCTTGAACAATTCTTTCCATTCTTTCAGCAAAGAAAAGATGCAATGGGTAGGTGGGGTCTTCCTGCACTACAAAAATGTACGGCAGCAATTCGTCTACTTGCTTATGGAAATTCGGCTGACACggttgacgaatatctccgacttggtgagagCACTGCACTTTCTTGTTTACATCATTTCACTGATGGGATAATACAGTTATTCGGAGATGAGTATCTGCGACGACCCACAGcagaggatcttcaacgactactcgatatGGGAGAGAAACAAGGGTTTCCTGGGATGGTCGGGAGCATTGACTGTATGCactgggagtggaaaaattgtccaaccgcttggaaaggacagtACGCCCGTGGCCACGGAAAACCGACTATTGTCCTAGAGGCCgtagcttcacaagatctttggatttgGCACGCATTTTTTGGTcttccaggtaccttaaatgatctTAATGTCCTCGATCGATCTCCTCTGTTTGATGACCTTTTAGAAGGTCGAGCTCCCAGGGTGAGGTACATGGTCAACAACCACATGTATAAGTTGGCATATTACCTCACAGAtggtatatatccaaaatga
- the LOC106376644 gene encoding probable purine permease 18, with the protein MELDIVKAHFSSSILIKSKIILLYKISKESETNLDFKTLQSLGPEKKKFMEMSEASKQTTRHEESEHLQNPEPDQILSQRRSLIVTQRKWWLSVSLCLFLVVLGDSLVMLLLNFFYVQDNREDSDQDLQYTGTWTQALIQNAAFPILIPLFFIFRSPKQNPETNNTRFLSFRILFLYMSLGVLVAAHSKLFALGKLYANYGVFTLIAAIQLIFMAIFTAIINRFKFNRWIIISILLTIVIYVFGSPEFGGEPDENEEFYNIQAWLTFAGSVAFALSLCFFQLGFEKLLVKTKRYGNKKMFRMVLEMQICVSFVASVVCLVGLIASGEYKELKGDSQRFKKGDTYYVLSLVGLALSWQVWAVGLIGLVLHVSGVFGDVVHMCTSPLVALIVVLAFDFMDDDFSWPRIGALIGTTLALGSYFYSMHKKNKKEMMELDRRENSVEV; encoded by the exons ATGGAACTAGATATCGTCAAAGCGCACTTCTCTTCAAGTATTCTCATAAAATCAAAgataatcttattatataagataTCCAAAGAGAGTGAAACGAACTTGGATTTTAAAACTCTTCAGAGCTTGGgacctgagaaaaaaaaattcatggaGATGTCAGAAGCTTCAAAACAGACTACAAGACATG AAGAATCAGAGCACCTTCAGAATCCAGAACCAGACCAGATATTGAGCCAAAGAAGATCGTTGATTGTAACTCAAAGAAAATGGTGGCTCTCTGTTTCGTTGTGTCTTTTTCTGGTCGTGCTCGGAGACTCTCTGGTGATGCTTCTCTTAAACTTCTTCTATGTCCAAGACAATCGAGAAGATAGTGATCAAGATCTACAATACACAGGAACATGGACACAAGCTCTGATTCAAAACGCTGCGTTTCCAATCCTtatccctctcttcttcatttTCCGTTCCCCAAAACAAAACCCTGAAACCAACAATACTCGTTTTCTCTCTTTTCGTATCCTCTTTCTTTACATGTCGCTTGGTGTTCTTGTTGCTGCTCATAGCAAGTTATTCGCTCTTGGGAAGTTATACGCCAACTATGGCGTATTCACGTTGATTGCCGCGATCCAATTGATATTTATGGCTATTTTCACAGCCATCATTAACCGTTTCAAGTTTAACAGATGGATCATCATATCTATTCTCCTCACTATTGTGATATACGTCTTCGGTAGCCCTGAATTTGGAGGAGAGCCTGATGAAAATGAAGAATTTTATAACATCCAAGCTTGGTTAACCTTCGCGGGTTCGGTTGCTTTCGCACTATCTCTCTGCTTCTTCCAACTCGGGTTTGAGAAACTTTTGGTGAAAACAAAGAGATATGGTAACAAGAAAATGTTTAGAATGGTTTTGGAGATGCAAATATGCGTCTCTTTTGTCGCATCAGTTGTTTGTCTTGTTGGCTTGATTGCGAGTGGTGAATATAAGGAATTGAAAGGCGATAGCCAACGGTTTAAGAAAGGCGACACATATTATGTTTTGAGTTTGGTTGGGTTGGCTTTGTCGTGGCAGGTTTGGGCGGTCGGATTGATAGGGTTGGTGCTTCATGTTTCGGGTGTGTTTGGTGATGTCGTACATATGTGTACTTCACCACTTGTGGCCCTGATTGTTGTGTTAGCATTTGATTTTATGGATGATGATTTTAGTTGGCCTAGAATAGGTGCTTTGATAGGAACAACTTTGGCTTTAGGATCGTACTTCTACTCAATGCACAAGAAAAACAAGAAGGAGATGATGGAACTTGACCGAAGAGAGAACAGTGTTGAAGTTTAA